One Cicer arietinum cultivar CDC Frontier isolate Library 1 chromosome 8, Cicar.CDCFrontier_v2.0, whole genome shotgun sequence DNA segment encodes these proteins:
- the LOC101501449 gene encoding uncharacterized protein, which translates to MALQWMILSYVVALEAVVAILVTLPSPKLLRNRLTSLISLVLQPALFIIPFAGFQLLDIYWKNEHRLMCTSDVCTAAERDRYEKAIYKSQRNVILCISACILYWCIYRVCKFQKDIQSMEEVEKRYKSK; encoded by the exons ATGGCGTTGCAGTGGATGATACTATCCTATGTGGTTGCTCTTGAAGCTGTTGTAGCAATTCTTGTAACCCTTCCTTCACCAAAGCTTTTGAGGAACCGTTTAACCTCTCTCATTTCACTCGTTCTTCAACCTGCACTTTTCATTATACCCTTTGCTGGGTTTCAGCTCCTTG ATATATATTGGAAGAATGAGCATAGGTTGATGTGTACCTCTGATGTTTGTACTGCTGCGGAGAGAGATCGATATGAGAAAGCT aTATACAAATCTCAGAGGAATGTGATACTGTGTATTTCAGCATGCATTCTCTACTG GTGTATATACCGCGTTTGCAAGTTTCAGAAGGATATTCAAAGTATGGAGGAAGTTGAGAAGAGATACAAGTCGAAGTAG